A stretch of DNA from Candidatus Rokuibacteriota bacterium:
CGAGGTGCTCCTGGCGCCAGATTCGGACGTCTGGGTGCGGCTGGATCTCCTCCAGGCCGTTTATGCCCTGAGCAAGGACCTCGAAGGGCGCGCCGCAAAGGTCGCTGTGCTCAAGCTCAAAACTGGACCGGCACGGGGCCCCGGAGGCAGGCCATCTATAGCAGGGGTTTCGCTCCCTCGCCGTAGGTA
This window harbors:
- a CDS encoding DUF3854 domain-containing protein, translated to MITGGEKKALKADQEGLACAALGGLWSWLLDGQPLPDLDRVDWWEREVLLAPDSDVWVRLDLLQAVYALSKDLEGRAAKVAVLKLKTGPARGPGGRPSIAGVSLPRRR